From Bacillus sp. FSL K6-3431, the proteins below share one genomic window:
- a CDS encoding XkdQ/YqbQ family protein, with amino-acid sequence MEVLIDNRNGTVLDIPVASIEWKTERIGKAGSFEASLVLEDPAKYPIVNGAVLRAMDKKQKIFYGYVFESNYTKDGEVSVKAYDQLRYLMNQDTFVLPATTASNAIKKIASDFGLKLGTITNTGYVVPGVVEDDKQALDVVSKYLDSTLIATNQNFVLYDDFGALALRNIHDIAIPADDFYIGEDSLLFAFDYTKSIDKETANRVKLVHDNEKTSKREVYIVQDSKNIAKWGRLQKFRKVDANMTAAQIKDLSDKMIKLLNREIKTLELECLGQWKVRAGCFVYIYIEKLGIKEYFLVDECSHEWSEGIHTMSLKVKVI; translated from the coding sequence ATGGAAGTATTGATTGATAACCGAAATGGAACAGTGCTAGATATTCCTGTCGCATCGATAGAATGGAAGACTGAAAGAATCGGTAAAGCGGGATCCTTTGAAGCTTCACTTGTATTAGAGGATCCTGCTAAATACCCTATTGTGAATGGTGCGGTCCTGCGGGCAATGGATAAAAAACAGAAAATATTCTATGGCTATGTATTTGAAAGTAATTATACCAAGGATGGGGAAGTGTCAGTTAAAGCTTATGATCAATTACGTTATTTAATGAACCAAGACACTTTCGTTTTACCAGCAACAACAGCTTCTAACGCGATTAAGAAAATCGCTTCTGATTTTGGTTTGAAGTTGGGAACTATCACGAATACCGGGTACGTGGTGCCGGGTGTCGTCGAGGATGATAAACAGGCGCTTGACGTAGTTTCTAAATACTTAGATTCAACGCTAATTGCAACAAATCAAAACTTCGTACTCTACGATGATTTTGGTGCACTTGCTTTACGAAATATTCATGATATAGCTATCCCGGCAGACGACTTCTATATTGGTGAAGATAGCCTGCTTTTTGCTTTTGACTACACAAAATCTATCGATAAAGAAACCGCAAACCGTGTGAAGCTTGTCCATGATAACGAGAAGACAAGCAAAAGGGAAGTCTACATTGTCCAAGACTCTAAAAATATTGCCAAGTGGGGTAGGTTGCAGAAATTTAGAAAAGTCGATGCGAATATGACGGCAGCTCAAATCAAAGATTTATCAGATAAGATGATTAAGTTATTAAATCGTGAAATCAAAACACTTGAGTTGGAGTGTCTTGGCCAGTGGAAAGTACGAGCCGGTTGCTTTGTTTATATTTATATCGAAAAGCTTGGCATAAAGGAATACTTCCTTGTTGATGAGTGTTCTCACGAGTGGTCCGAAGGGATCCACACGATGAGTTTGAAAGTGAAGGTGATTTAA
- a CDS encoding LysM peptidoglycan-binding domain-containing protein — protein MYGIYLSVNNDSEGFRLPVNPEKVSVSRAGDGEQFKIAKLGSVNIPKDVELKEFELESFFPSQKYHFLVSEFKQPKYYIQKLERWQEKKLPVRYVYVNGSFVINELVTIESFEYDESFGIKDVNYSLSLLKYVAFGPKKMKVALPPKPKPSPKPKPAPKPKVVKKKAPPRQNTKAQPKTYSLVKGDSLWKVAQKFTGKGTNYPALQKLNGIKNSQITRLPIGLKLKIPPNWTKK, from the coding sequence ATGTACGGTATCTATTTAAGCGTAAATAACGACTCAGAGGGATTCCGTCTCCCGGTAAACCCTGAGAAAGTGAGTGTCTCAAGAGCAGGAGACGGTGAGCAATTTAAAATTGCTAAGCTAGGTAGTGTGAACATACCGAAAGATGTTGAATTGAAGGAGTTTGAACTTGAATCTTTCTTCCCGTCTCAAAAATATCACTTCCTAGTTTCTGAATTCAAGCAACCGAAGTATTACATTCAAAAACTTGAACGTTGGCAAGAAAAGAAATTACCAGTTCGTTATGTGTATGTAAATGGTTCCTTTGTTATTAACGAGTTGGTTACCATTGAATCCTTTGAATATGATGAGTCTTTCGGCATTAAAGATGTAAACTACTCATTAAGTTTGTTAAAATACGTGGCTTTTGGTCCGAAGAAGATGAAAGTGGCTTTACCTCCAAAGCCTAAACCGTCACCAAAACCAAAGCCAGCCCCGAAACCAAAAGTAGTGAAGAAAAAAGCCCCACCACGGCAGAATACAAAAGCACAGCCGAAAACATATTCTCTTGTGAAAGGCGATAGTCTTTGGAAAGTAGCCCAAAAATTCACGGGTAAAGGTACCAACTATCCAGCGCTACAAAAACTAAATGGTATCAAAAATAGTCAAATAACCCGTTTGCCTATCGGATTAAAATTGAAAATACCTCCTAATTGGACAAAGAAATGA